One region of Juglans regia cultivar Chandler chromosome 4, Walnut 2.0, whole genome shotgun sequence genomic DNA includes:
- the LOC109016986 gene encoding eukaryotic translation initiation factor 4G-like isoform X1, with protein MSHNQYRSDKSETTQYRKPDRRSASSNQQRSSSGAYGKGGGPAPSPSYHLSSNRSVKKNNNNAQGGGQSRASLPTFNSSSLESSNASTPLGTVVQNGSHVQPQHGPASDVPTTSTAAKPTELLAPQRSTRAVPKPPTSQSASVNCDSTAPTTPAKAPGDASKAFPFQFGSISPGCMNGMQVPARTSSAPPNLDEQKRDQARHDSFRSVAPLPAPPAPKQLPRKDVGPVIQANTGEAHSVPKVKKDVQVSPPQPASQPQKPSVHTMTGMPMQMPFHQPQVPVQFRGPNQQIQSQGMTAASLQMPLNLPLSMGNAPQMQQPMYLPSLQHLPMQTQGLIHQAQGLSFPTQMGPQLGNMGISMTPHYPQQQGGSYGGPRKTPVKITHPETREELKLDKRADSYSDVGSAGPRSHPNVHPQSQPIPSYAPSHPISFYPPNSYNASSIFYPPQSSVPLTSSQIAASSQASRFNYPATQGPQNMTFVNPSAHNPIPVNKIGTQMHGVADPPNLERSRDVHNIISSPPLTTVPITVKPITGPSNGEKVGDSLLPNCSHGVEKGESPKHVRPSGEANLSHPQRDSQRFPEVSLWQMKTSSESLVSKSLPVATKQSAAVSDASSSDGLVPDHLSLVSGSPSEESALVVPNNEGRRRETLGRSNSIKDHQKKPDKKGYIQPQHQVASQSISTSNFPSRALEHGISSNGGVSGAVLAKTTTTHANSEGVSSLQQSLPSVGDATHDASELKVDSVGEDSTSVSSQICGARIILDTSETVHHARPDEQLDQETMGIDEQGESRLLEGSKQDNIGSEISSEPILLKSQENIKQIVGEQSGQDSGLKAITTNDEVLTSKTVQRGLDEPVRCHTEIDRTTDKLDGGSPHGERSLYLDAFSSRSDSVGSSEVVAICGISDQLSAYIPTPDIVEATSKHEGEGVENIDGLVSFGASGAKDKPISDLNRAKGAGKGKKKRKEFLQKADAAGLTSDLYNAYKGPEEKKETVASTETAESTSSNVHVKEAPTDAVELDAPASEKSGLEKAEPDDWEDAADISTPKLEVLDDGQQIHGILDNHDKDGVGTMTKKYSRDFLLIFSEQCTDLPHGFEITADIAEAVMSGGFNSSHLVERDSYPSPRPSGGSRIDRHGSGMMGEDRWSKVPGNFGSGRDVRLDSGHGVNAGFRPGSGGNYGVLRNPRVQTPVQYPGGILHGPSMGPQGGMSRNSPDADRWLRPTSIQQKGLIPSPQTPLLMMHRAEKKYEVGKVTDEEEAKQRQLKGILNKLTPQNFEKLFEQVKAVKIDNAVTLTGVISQIFDKALMEPTFCEMYADFCSHLAVELPDFNEDNEKITFKRVLLNKCQEEFERGEREQEEANKADEEGEIKQSAEEREEKRVKARRRMLGNIRLIGELYKKKMLTERIMHACIQKLLGQSQTPDEEDVEALCKLMSTIGEMIDHPRAKQQMDAYFDRMKRLSTNLNLSSRVRFMLKDAMDLRKNKWQQRRKVEGPKKIDEVHRDAAQERQAQSSRLSRGSSINQSARRTPMDFAPRSTLLSPPNAQLGGFRGPSTPVRGLGIQDVRLEDRQSHDTRMLSVPLPQRPSLDDSITLGPQGGLGRGMSIRGPPSMPSTPVADVSPGSTDFRRMAAGLNGYSTLPERTTYGTREDLAPRFIPVRFVAPAAYEPSSSQERNVSYGNRDPRNPDRSSDRSLAISPPARGQGTAFPQNVPSEKVCPEERLRDKSMAAIKEYYSARDEKEVELCVKELDSPSFHPSMVSLWVADSLERKDMERDLLAKLLIYLSKSGDGVLSQAQLIKGFESVLTTLEDAVNDAPRAPEFLGHIFAKVITENVIPLREIGLLIHKGGEEPGHLLEVGLAADVLGSTLEVIKSEMGDSVLNEIRASSTLRFEDFLPPDPYRSRKLEKFIKGEI; from the exons ATGTCCCATAATCAATATAGGTCGGATAAGAGCGAGACGACACAGTACAGGAAACCCGATAGGCGATCCGCAAGCTCCAACCAGCAGCGGAGTTCCTCAGGAGCTTACGGCAAGGGCGGCGGGCCCGCCCCTTCTCCGTCCTACCATCTATCCTCCAACCGCAG TGTtaagaagaataataataatgcacAAGGAGGAGGTCAATCCAGGGCAAGCTTGCCCACTTTCAATTCGTCATCATTGGAGTCTAGTAATGCTTCTACGCCGCTTGGTACCGTAGTACAGAATGGTTCCCATGTACAGCCCCAACATG GACCAGCATCTGATGTGCCGACTACAAGCACAGCTGCCAAGCCGACTGAGTTGTTGGCTCCTCAGAGAAGCACCCGAGCAGTTCCAAAGCCTCCGACTTCTCAATCTGCCTCTGTGAACTGTGACTCAACAGCTCCTACGACACCTGCAAAGG CCCCTGGAGATGCGTCTAAGGCATTCCCCTTTCAGTTTGGGTCCATAAGTCCTGGTTGCATGAATGGGATGCAG GTTCCTGCTAGAACTAGCTCAGCACCCCCAAATTTGGATGAACAGAAACGAGATCAg GCACGCCATGATTCTTTTAGATCTGTAGCTCCGTTGCCAGCTCCTCCTGCACCTAAGCAGTTACCGAGAAAGGATGTCGGTCCTGTAATCCAAGCTAATACTGGGGAGGCTCATTCAGTGCCCAAGGTCAAAAAGGATGTGCAAGTCTCACCTCCACAACCAGCAAGCCAACCACAGAAGCCTTCTGTTCATACCATGACTGGGATGCCCATGCAAATGCCATTTCACCAGCCACAGGTTCCTGTGCAATTCAGAGGCCCCAACCAACAGATTCAATCCCAGGGCATGACAGCTGCTTCACTTCAAATGCCATTGAATTTACCTTTGTCCATGGGAAATGCACCCCAAATGCAACAGCCTATGTATCTTCCCAGTCTCCAACACCTTCCTATGCAGACACAAGGTCTTATTCATCAAGCCCAGGGCTTGAGTTTCCCAACTCAAATGGGTCCTCAGTTGGGCAATATGGGAATCAGCATGACTCCACATTATCCCCAGCAGCAGGGGGGAAGTTATGGTGGTCCTCGTAAAACTCCTGTCAAGATTACTCATCCAGAGACACGTGAAGAGTTAAAGCTTGATAAACGGGCAGATTCCTATTCAGACGTCGGGTCAGCTGGTCCTAGGTCTCACCCTAACGTGCATCCTCAATCACAACCTATTCCATCATATGCACCTTCTCATCCCATTAGCTTTTATCCTCCCAATTCTTACAATGCCAGCTCTATATTTTATCCACCCCAGAGTTCTGTTCCTTTGACAAGTAGCCAGATAGCAGCCAGTTCTCAAGCTTCAAGATTTAACTATCCAGCTACACAGGGTCCCCAAAACATGACTTTTGTGAATCCATCGGCTCATAATCCCATACCTGTAAATAAGATTGGGACCCAAATGCATGGTGTTGCAGATCCACCAAACTTGGAACGTTCTCGTGATGTACATAACATAATCTCCTCTCCTCCATTGACAACAGTACCAATTACAGTTAAGCCAATCACTGGCCCTTCTAATGGAGAAAAGGTTGGAGACTCATTGCTGCCAAATTGCTCACATGGTGTTGAAAAGGGTGAATCTCCAAAACATGTGAGGCCATCTGGGGAAGCTAACTTGTCACATCCTCAAAGGGACTCTCAGAGGTTTCCAGAAGTCTCTTTGTGGCAGATGAAAACTAGCTCTGAATCATTGGTCTCCAAGTCATTGCCGGTGGCGACTAAACAGTCAGCGGCTGTTTCAGATGCTAGTTCTTCTGACGGCCTGGTACCCGATCACTTATCTTTGGTTTCAGGTTCACCATCCGAGGAATCTGCACTAGTTGTGCCCAATAATGAAGGCAGAAGAAGGGAAACCCTTGGTAGGTCAAACTCGATTAAAGATCATCAAAAGAAGCCAGACAAGAAAGGATATATTCAACCACAGCATCAG GTTGCTAGCCAATCTATTTCAACCTCAAATTTTCCTTCTCGAGCTCTAGAGCATGGTATATCTTCTAACGGTGGAGTTTCAGGAGCTGTACTAGCTAAAACAACTACTACGCATGCGAATAGTGAAGGTGTTTCATCATTACAACAATCACTGCCATCTGTTGGTGATGCTACTCATGATGCTTCTGAATTAAAGGTTGACAGTGTTGGAGAGGACTCAACCAGTGTCTCATCTCAGATTTGTGGTGCTCGAATCATTCTTGATACCTCTGAAACTGTTCATCATGCTAGGCCAGATGAACAATTAGACCAAGAAACTATGGGAATAGATGAACAAGGAGAAAGCAGATTGCTTGAAGGGTCCAAACAGGATAATATCGGTAGTGAGATATCTTCAGAGCCTATTTTGTTAAAATCTCaggaaaatattaaacaaattgTGGGAGAACAGTCTGGACAAGATTCTGGTCTGAAGGCAATAACTACAAATGATGAGGTTCTAACTTCAAAGACTGTACAGAGGGGGCTGGATGAACCTGTGAGGTGTCATACAGAAATTGACAGGACAACTGATAAATTAGATGGTGGAAGTCCTCATGGTGAGAGGAGCTTATATTTGGATGCCTTTTCAAGCAGAAGTGATAGTGTAGGCAGTAGTGAAGTTGTTGCAATATGTGGTATATCAGATCAGCTGTCTGCTTATATTCCAACCCCTGATATTGTAGAAGCAACCTCAAAACATGAAGGGGAAGGTGTAGAGAACATTGATGGCTTGGTCTCTTTCGGAGCATCAGGTGCCAAGGATAAACCTATTTCCGATCTGAATAGGGCAAAGGGTGCtggtaaaggaaaaaagaagagaaaagaatttCTTCAAAAAGCTGACGCTGCTGGGTTAACTTCTGATCTTTATAATGCTTATAAGGGCccggaggaaaagaaagaaactgtTGCGTCTACAGAAACTGCCGAGAGCACTTCTTCTAACGTGCATGTGAAGGAGGCACCTACTGATGCTGTTGAATTAGATGCCCCAGCAAGCGAAAAAAGTGGACTGGAAAAAGCTGAACCTGATGATTGGGAAGACGCTGCCGACATATCGACACCAAAATTAGAAGTTTTGGATGATGGACAACAGATACATGGAATACTGGATAATCATGACAAAGACGGAGTTGGAACTATGACCAAAAAGTATTCCAGAGATTTCCTCTTGATTTTTTCAGAGCAATGCACTGATCTTCCACATGGTTTCGAGATTACAGCTGATATAGCAGAGGCTGTGATGAGTGGTGGTTTCAATAGCTCTCATCTTGTTGAACGCGATTCATACCCTAGTCCTAGGCCAAGTGGGGGATCTCGAATAGACCGCCATGGTAGTGGTATGATGGGGGAAGACAGGTGGAGTAAAGTACCTGGTAATTTTGGTTCAGGGCGGGATGTGCGTCTGGATTCCGGCCATGGGGTTAATGCAGGTTTTCGACCTGGATCAGGTGGTAATTATGGTGTTCTCCGGAACCCACGTGTGCAAACACCCGTGCAGTATCCTGGAGGTATCCTCCATGGGCCATCTATGGGTCCTCAGGGCGGAATGTCTAGAAATAGTCCTGATGCTGACAGGTGGTTACGTCCTACCAGTATCCAGCAGAAGGGTTTGATTCCATCCCCTCAGACTCCATTACTAATGATGCACAGAGCTGAGAAGAAATATGAAGTGGGTAAGGTGACGGATGAGGAAGAGGCAAAGCAAAGGCAACTGAAAGGCATTTTAAACAAGCTCACTCCTCAGAACTTTGAGAAACTTTTTGAGCAAGTGAAAGCCGTCAAAATTGACAATGCTGTCACTCTAACTGGTGTCATCTCGCAGATCTTTGACAAAGCTTTGATGGAGCCTACTTTCTGTGAGATGTACGCTGATTTCTGTAGTCATCTGGCTGTGGAGTTGCCTGATTTCAATGAAGACAACGAAAAGATAACTTTTAAGAGAGTACTTCTGAACAAGTGCCAGGAGGAATTTGAGAGAGGGGAAAGAGAGCAAGAAGAAGCTAATAAAGCTGATGAAGAGGGGGAGATTAAACAGTCTGCAGaggaaagagaagagaagagagttAAGGCTCGAAGACGAATGCTGGGTAACATTAGATTGATAGGGGAGTTATACAAGAAGAAAATGTTAACTGAGCGAATAATGCACGCGTGCATACAGAAGTTGTTGGGTCAGTCTCAGACTCCTGATGAAGAAGATGTTGAAGCTTTGTGCAAATTGATGAGTACTATTGGGGAGATGATTGACCATCCCAGGGCCAAGCAGCAAATGGATGCATATTTTGACAGAATGAAGAGGCTCTCTACCAATTTGAATTTATCTTCTAGGGTCAGGTTCATGTTGAAGGATGCTATGGATTTGAGAAAGAATAAATGGCAACAGAGAAGAAAAGTTGAAGGGCCGAAAAAGATTGATGAAGTGCACAGAGATGCTGCTCAAGAACGACAGGCACAATCCAGTAGGTTGAGTCGTGGTTCAAGCATCAACCAGTCAGCTAGAAGGACACCTATGGATTTTGCTCCTAGGTCAACACTATTGTCTCCCCCAAATGCTCAGCTGGGTGGTTTCCGTGGACCATCTACTCCAGTTCGTGGGCTTGGCATTCAGGATGTTCGGTTGGAGGACAGACAATCTCATGACACTAGGATGTTGTCAGTTCCCTTGCCTCAGAGACCCAGTCTTGATGATTCTATTACTTTGGGACCTCAAGGTGGTCTTGGGAGAGGAATGTCAATCAGAGGACCACCGTCAATGCCAAGTACTCCAGTAGCTGATGTGTCTCCAGGCTCCACAGATTTCAGAAGAATGGCAGCTGGTTTGAATGGCTACAGCACTTTACCAGAGCGAACAACTTATGGCACAAGGGAGGATCTTGCTCCAAGATTTATTCCGGTTAGATTTGTGGCTCCAGCTGCTTATGAACCTTCAAGTTCTCAAGAGCGCAATGTGAGTTATGGTAACAGAGACCCAAGGAATCCAGACCGGAGTTCTGATAGATCTCTTGCAATCTCACCACCTGCACGAGGGCAGGGAACAGCTTTTCCTCAAAATGTTCCTTCAGAAAAAGTATGTCCTGAAGAACGCCTTCGGGATAAGTCGATGGCAGCAATTAAAGAATATTACAG tGCCAGAGACGAGAAAGAAGTTGAACTATGTGTTAAAGAATTGGATTCCCCAAGCTTCCATCCGTCAATGGTATCGCTATGGGTTGCAGACTCTTTGGAGAGGAAGGATATGGAAAGGGATCTTTTGGCAAAGCTTCTGATCTATCTTTCTAAGTCCGGGGATGGTGTGTTGAGTCAAGCCCAGCTCATCAAAGG GTTTGAATCTGTTCTGACTACTCTGGAGGATGCCGTAAATGATGCCCCAAGAGCACCAGAATTTCTTGGTCATATCTTTGCTAAAGTCATTACAGAAAATGTGATCCCTTTGAGAGAGATTGGGTTGTTAATACATAAAGGGGGAGAGGAGCCGGGTCATCTTCTAGAAGTTGGGCTTGCGGCAGATGTTCTTGGAAGCACCTTGGAAGTTATAAAATCCGAGATGGGGGATTCTGTCTTAAATGAAATCAGGGCAAGCTCCACTTTGAGGTTTGAGGATTTTCTGCCTCCAGATCCTTACAGGTCAAGGAAGTTAGAGAAATTTATTAAGGGGGAAATTTGA